In Lachnospiraceae bacterium, the DNA window ACCCATTTTAAAGGCCATGAAATGACCGGCTTCGGCGGAACCATAAAAAATATCGGTATGGGCTGTGGATCCAGGGCAGGAAAAAAAGACCAGCACAGCAGCGGCAAACCACACATTGAACAGGATTTATGTAAAGGCTGCCGCAAATGTCAGAAAGAATGTGCCAACAGTGGTCTGGTCTTTGATGAAGCTGCCAGAAAAATGCATGTGGATCAGGAACACTGCGTAGGCTGCGGCCGCTGCCTGGGTGCCTGCAACTTCGATGCCATTGCCTTTGACAATGACACTGCAAACGAGCTGTTAAACTGCCGTATGGCTGAATATACCAAGGCCGTGGTAGATGGACGTCCAAACTTCCATATTTCCCTGATAGTAGATGTATCTCCTAACTGTGACTGCCACGGTGAAAACGACGTGCCGATCCTTCCAAATATTGGAATGTTCGCTTCCTTTGATCCACTGGCACTGGACCAGGCCTGTGTAGATGCCTGTCTTAAAGCTGCCCCAATGCCTGGAAGCCAGCTGGCAAAGAACATGGCAAAGAAAGGCTTCATAGACCACCACGACCATTTCTGCAATTCCACACCAGAATCTGAGTGGAGAAGCTGCTTAGACCATGCAGAAAA includes these proteins:
- a CDS encoding DUF362 domain-containing protein, with amino-acid sequence MEPSKVYFTDFHTIAFGDGLPTKLKKLIKKAGIEKLNMDGKFVAIKMHFGELGNISYLRPNYAKAVADVVKELGGKPFLTDCNTMYPGSRKNALEHLECAWENGFTPLTVGCPILIGDGLKGTDDVDVPVEGGEYVKEAKIGRAIMDADVFISLTHFKGHEMTGFGGTIKNIGMGCGSRAGKKDQHSSGKPHIEQDLCKGCRKCQKECANSGLVFDEAARKMHVDQEHCVGCGRCLGACNFDAIAFDNDTANELLNCRMAEYTKAVVDGRPNFHISLIVDVSPNCDCHGENDVPILPNIGMFASFDPLALDQACVDACLKAAPMPGSQLAKNMAKKGFIDHHDHFCNSTPESEWRSCLDHAEKIGLGSRKYELVVM